Part of the Arachis hypogaea cultivar Tifrunner chromosome 6, arahy.Tifrunner.gnm2.J5K5, whole genome shotgun sequence genome, TATTCCTTTAGATATTTAATCAAATCAACTTTTtggtattaaaatattaattgagAAAAGTTATGTGTACGCTAAAATTCAGTCACACCAAATCTATcactatgtatttgtgtatattaCTAAGTATTTCTTTAGAGAATACAAGATTCGTATGCAATACATAAAATCGAGTTAGAGATAGTACTGAGAAAGTTAGATTATGCTTTTGACATAAACTAAATATATACATGTCAATGCACATTCCAATATCTTCTTGCAGTGTAGTAATTAAAGGTTATATAGTATAGTCTATAGACAAACAGTGATTCATAGCCAAATTAAAATTTGACAATTTCATAACACGCCAAATCTGATTAAACGTGATGATCAGACAAGAGTTTCTAAACTTTCCATATGAAACGAAAGAAGATGGCTACATTCATTTAAAAGCCATGGTTAATTGGTTTTTCCAGATAAGCTAGGCTTCAATTCAAATGATGATCATATACTAATACCTAGAGCTAGTAAGCTACTAATGTTGTCAAATTGTCCTGATATTTACGGTGCCTGCCGGCCGGACAATCGAACTCAGACAAGTGCATTGCTGTTGCCGAAGATTTGCATGGATTGGTGCAAGTCTTGAACCAACTCCATAGGCAGCAGGACAAGACCATTGTTCTCCAGCAGCTGACTGGCAGATGCAGGATTCTCTTCAAGAAGTTTCCCCATCATCTCTTCAAGTGGTTCATTCAGCTTCTGCTGGTCAATATAATGCCCATAACCCTGCTAATCAAACAAAAGATATTCAGTCCGTGAATTTGGCACTCTGGACGGGCAGATATTTGATATTTCTATGGGGCAGAATTTGGGCTAGCACATGAATTCATAGTGATTTTGTGTACATTATTATCTACTAATGTTAAGGACAAGACATATACCTCATGGAAAACCAGTGGTATAGCAGTTGATTCAGCTTGTAGTCTACTTCCACTTAGTTCCTGTAAGGAACGTATGCTATGTTTTAATTTGCAAGTTGACAAATCAAGTTAAGTCTATATACTTGACCAAACCAGCTGTTCTGGTAGTAAACACTGCAAAATGGTCCTTTGCTTTATTTTAATGTTCTCCACTTTGGTCTGATGGTATGGccccaatttattatttttcctaaaTGATGGATAGTTCTTTCAATGGGAAAGAAATCATTTAACCTCATTTTTGTGTTCAATGCAGCCAAGCTTCTAGTTTGTTCATTCTGACATCATGTTAATGCATTTGATATGATAGTATAATAATTATAAGCAAAACTGTTATATATGTATGGGAATGATTGAGGCTGAGAAAATTGAGACGATCCAGAGTTAATAGGTACCTTTAATTGAAGCTGCAAATATTTAACATGGTCGATAATGTCGTCCAGTATATAAGCTTGACTACCCTACAGATTAAAAATCAATTGTCCATAGAAATGTGATGGCATTAAGTATATATGATCAGCCAAAGTATTGCTCACAAATAAGAATGGTAAGATATTTTTGAAAGACCCGTTTTGTTTTCATGCATGCAAGAATCAAGATGTTATACTTTCCAAGATTATCTATTCAATATTAGGAGTATTCCGTGTTCTTAAAGCAGAACCTACCAATAAAGGATGATAGATTAATACATACCATGACAATGTTTCTGCAAATACTTGCAACACTTGAAAGAGTTTTTGtttacattttttaaattagtttaaggAGTCAAAGGGAACATCACACTGATTAATGTTGCATTGACAACTTACTACAAATTACCTCTGCTTGATTTGGAAGCAAGTCGTGTAGTGCTTTCAGATTATCAGCAATTCGTTGCCTGCGTTGCTATGATGTAGAATTCATGGTTAATAAAGATAAATTgtgttaaaagttaaaaacatTGCAATATCCAAATTTTGAATTCAGCATGTGATCTTCAAATTTGGAATGCCTGGAGAAAACTAATAGTGGCATACTTGACTTACTCGGTCACTGGCTTTCTGTCTTGCTGGTTTAGGAAGGAAACTAGGTGTGCCAGCCATTACCGATGGATCAAGCCGTGAAACATTAGGATTATCTCCAATTGCTTCTGGCGTCCATGAAGCAGGACTCTAGGACAAGATTAACAGAAATCATTATTATAAAGTTTTTCAAGTGATAAAAACTATAAAATATATTATGCTGGTTAAAGCATTAACTGACCTCAGGATAGAGAGGGTGATGATGTTGAGTACTTTCAAATTGCATTGGTTCCTGCTGGACTTCACTCTCAGCAGGTCTCCAATACCCCACTTGCTGAAAACACAGAATAAACTCTTTATTTGGGTATCATCATTCCATATTTCCATGTACATTTAAGGAAACTAGAGTACCAGTATTGTGAAATTTTTGCTCTCTAATATTACTATACAAACAACATTTATGTCAAAGTCACTTCTTGTAGGAAACTTTTTCAAACGAAATTCATGTTGCATAAAATACAACTATTCCTATTCACTCAACTTAGTTTTGCAATTGATAATCCAAATACACATTCAGTGTTGCTTACTTTCTTACCTTGCCAATGTCAACTTCATTGGAAGAATGAACTTCAGTTTTAAAGGCATAAGCTTTTCCAGGATCATTACAAAAGAAGTTCATGTTTGTTCCATTGGCATCGTTTCCAAATCCAAGAGCAGCATAATTGCTCCCAATCATATCCTCAGTCTTAGGCAGATAGTTTGAGGATTCAGTCAGATACTGAACATAGTTATGATGAGATGGTTTTGGGAGGAAACTCCACTGGCTCCCACTCCCTTCTTCAGTTGCAACAGCATCTTGCATGTTTGAATCATCCTCAGCAGCTGAACCAGTAACATGGCAACTGGTTCCTCCAGAAGTAAAGGACATTTTCGATTCCATTACAACCAAAAAATTCACCTGATTGTTATATTACCTGCAATTAAAACTATATATTGAAATGAACACAGCTTTATCACTAAATTAGCTACATAATCTAAAGTACTATAAAAGATAAAACCATTAGAGTCATAAAAGTTGAACACTGTTCTTCTGCATGATTGTTCTTAAGGCTAATCACCAAACTGTACGTTGAATTAGAAAAATTAAGAACGAGGGATTttaaagatgaaattttgtgaaGGAAAATGTACTGATTTTTTGAGAAAATACTCGAACCCTTTTGACTACGATTTTGAACATTCCGGTGGCGAATTTGTAAACTCATTGCAGTTTCGAGTTTTCTGtgcaaaagtaacaaaataaaataatgaaaaccAGGTCTTTAGTTTTCTGAAGGAAAAACGAGAACTTGAAACTCAATGAAAACTGTGAAAACAAATGGAGAGCGAGTTAAGTTCTGAATTACGTTTGAGCCAGAATTCAGTGAAGTCGAACTCAGAAGAAAGTAACTAGTAGCTAGCATCACATGCGGTTGATGGaggaaaattgattaaaaaaaaaaggaagagaatagAAAGATGCTTACCGATTGGAATGGAATAGTTGCAGAGAGAAAATCAGgatgagaaggaagaagagaagagggtgaAGCGTGCTCTCTTTCTGTTAAAAGCTGCCAACTATTTTGTACTGTTTATTCTCGATGGCACGATCCACTGAAATGGCGGTTCTATCCCTGTGCTTGTAACTGATTGTACCTTGCATGAAATTCATGTTCGTACAAGGGCTCTAAGACCAGTCATGcatgtttttaaatttaaagatgAGTTTATATGAATAATCTTATATTAACTTTGTGATGCACCAATGCTTAAGCCCCAAGGAACCCCTTGATTTCATATTAGAATTGGCTATATCAAGTGATCATATATAGAAATAATAGAAATTAGGAGAACTTGCTTAATTCATTGTGAAATAAGAAATATTATTGAAGGAATGGAACTTTTGTGTTTATGTGTGATTTTTTCTTTTGTGATTttttatactatataaaaaaataattttcattttattcAAGATACAATTTAGAATTAaccatgttagatatatattaaaatcagttattagtataaaatatacactaaaaataagttaaaatacatatatatttatacataataaaaatattatttgtacatcaaacttaatcatcatatatttatatataaatatatgtattatttaatttatttttatatatatattttatatttcaatatatattatatactattgattgattttgatatacacataacataattatacacataaatatataataattaattttaataactgattttaatatataaataatatttttaccctACATACACCATAACATTAGCCACaacattttagtatatatatatatatatatatatatagagagagagagagagagagaaaagttctcTTATAGCGAATGTTACAAtgactaaaaatgatcaaaatttGACTATCTTATAGATAGATGACATATGCAAAAGAATATGCAGATTTTTAGtggaattaattattataaatactaGTAATTATTGCAGGACAAAAAAGAAAATGTCATGACCAAAATTATGTGTACATTATATGGGCCTTTTATGTAAAACAAAAAACTCTATTAATCATTTTTGAGTGAATAATACCCAAAACTAAAAATTCTTTATAATGACGGGTCAACAAAATTTCttgaattattaataaataatggtaatttgaggaaaaaaaagaacaaaatcatgggacatttatataaatttttgctattaatatatttgtagCATGATTATATGAGGGAATAAAtttataaagtatttaaattttataagaaaatattattttaataaaaataactattattattattattattattattattattattattagagaaatTATTGGGATTaacaatttttagtatttttggtcATTTTTTGagcaacataaataataaattatatttaacagataaattttattaattcatgtgtataaattttaaaaaatttgagtgaAAATAATAAACATGGGTGTAAATTAGATGTTTATTGTGTGTAAAATTTATGTAATATATGAGTACAAATTATTATTGGTTAAGTACGGgacaaaaatgataatatttattgGCCATGTAACAttacttttattaaaaatctttATAATAGAttctattaataatatttatcttttcacttttttaattaattggaGCTGGTATCTGTAAATCTTAAATTCATTATGTCATACTTaggataatttatttaaataaactagTTGAAAATCAATAAGACCAGATTATATTAAAATGGAAGCCTCATAATTTTGTCGAGTAAATTCCCATATTGGTCCCTGAAATTGACGCTGTGCACCAAAATCATCtctgagattccaattgcaccaattacgtccctgagattgGAAAAATTGCACCATAATAGTCCCTGACCTGTTTTTTATTAACGACGTGCTGACGTGGCTTGATGATATGGAACCTTGGTAACACGTGTCACCTCATGGTTTGGCCACGTGTAACAGTACGATGACGTGTCGGTCAACGACACGTGACATGCTAACGTGGATGAGTATGTcacgtgtcacaatgctattttgccatgtgtcacaatgctatttgtCCATGTGTTATCCACTATGTCATCGTTACATGTACACCAAATTGGTCTCCTTACTTTGcatcaaatgactcattttagtccctaaaattgaatgttgtgcaccaaattagtcccttcatcagttttttctcatttttttataaatttaaaattcttattatatatttgaatacactaattttaattttatctttttacaagttatttaaatacaagtgtttttataaaatattttaaaaatattttagttttaattatacaattttttctacaatattttattaaaagaattatgtgacatattgatattgatttaataaagagtgtaagttaagagtataataatattctttaatataatttttttaatatttaacactttaataaatattttaggaatacttGATAAGGCACttattaactaatataaatttattattcctatcaattttaaaaatgtcCGATTTCCCATATAATTAACTTCTCACTAATTTAATAAGATAGATTTATACTATCaattataataattcattttatctATAACTTAGTTAGGCGACTTTTTCATATATTACACTTTTAATCAATATAAGTGTTTATTGTAACTATGACTTGAACGATATTAAAACAGATACAAATAAACACAAGAGGCAATAATAAAGTTTTGATTTTAGTTAACATGTACTCTAATGATACAAGttaacattattaattaaaaaaattattataaaatatgtataataaaaaatataattaaaattagtgtataaaaaacatattgagaattttaaatttataaaaaaatgagaaaaaactgatgaagggactaatttggtgcacgacattcaatttcagggactaaaatgagtcatttgatgcaaagtaagggaccaatttggtgcacatgtaacgatgacatagcggatgacacgtggacaaataGCATTGCGACAAGTGGCATAATCTGACACGTGGCAAAATagtattgtgacacgtggcatactcAACCACGTCAGCATGCCATGTGTCGTTACACATGCGACATAACTAGCAAAAAGACCAACAATTTCTCTTAACATCAAAATAATAACTATCGAAAACAGCAACCGTTTCTTTAACATCATACTAATGAAACCAGGTACATGTATTTACTCATTACCCTAGACAAAACGATCTTATGGTTATCTAAATTTAGCAATAGTGTGTTTGGCATTTGACTAGTCATGCTGAATTTTTGAAGCCACTAAATACCACTTTTCTTTAGGTGTTAATGGTTGAAACTCCTTGATCATGCAGAAATGGTGTCCTGGCTGATCCCACAATTTTTGGTACGGCAAGATCTTTTTTCGTCACGCTGACTTTGTCTCAAATCGGACCCTAATGACTGCATAATAAGTTGAGATACAGTCTTTTTCCATATTTAGTATTGCAAAAATGAAATAGTAAATTATCATATGGTAACACTACCATTAACGACTTCAAATTTAGCACTAACCTCATCTAACATATCCTCCTTGTTTGCTGTGCAATTTCGTCGATCATGTCCAAAACCGCGGCAGCGCCTGCACCGCCTAGCTGTTTTGCCGTTGTCGGTTGACCGCGGTGCACCTTTTGACTTGATAATCTTTGGATCCAAAATATCTTCACCATCTACAGTATCATGCACAGAAGTTGAACTGTTGCCCTTCGAAACTTCTACTTCAATCTCTTTTAATAGCTGTGCTATCTTGGCAGCAGCGTGTTCGTACGTGGCAGGCCGTTGAGCCGCTAACAAACACATAGGGAGGCAAGAAGTCCACAACGAACCATACCATCCCCGAAATGCTCTATTACTATCCAAACCTCCGTCTGAGTCGTCGAATGATCCAGACTTAGCATCTTTCGACCATCTTTTCAACACCAACCGCATCGGCAAGGCATCCTTCTCCAACTTTTTCAAAACACAGATGATATGGCTGCATGGAATTCCTATGCTGTTCCAAAGCTTGCAAGAACACTCATACCTTTCAGAGTTGCTTTCATACAGTACAGAGTAAACCCGACGAGGCTTACGAAACTTTCTAAACATGAACTTCTCCGTACTACCAGAACTCTCCCTATGAAGAACTATCAACGCAGCCACCCCTTTGATTTGTTTCTTGACCTCGAAGAATATCTCTCTGGTGTAGATTTGTGACATGGCCCTCTCAATTGATTCTAGTCCAGTAGTTATGACCGGTTCTAAATATAGAGATTTGTAGTCTGCGATAAACTCATTATTTCTGTAGTCCTTAACCACACGTTCAAGAttctcaaccaactccaacaagcaATTCGAGGACTTGATAAACCATTTAAGCGATGCATTAATGCCCTCGCATCTTGATGTCGTTCTCAACCCAGCACAAAACTTATCACACAAATACGCATTTGCCCAATGTACCCTCTTCTCATACGTTGCCCAAATCCATTCATTCTCCTCTAACCTGAATGCAGCAACCATGTCTGCCCAATACTGATCAAACTCCTCTACCTCAAAATGACCATACACAGCAGTCTTAAAAGCAGCACAAAAATCATTATCCTTGATGTTTGAAATAGCATTCCGCGCTAAGTGCCAGGTGCAAAGTCGATGCGTGGCATTAGGAAATTCTGTCCTAATAGCCTCCTTCATTGACTCGTCTCCATCTGTAACCACAACTTTGGGCTCTTTTTGATGCATGACCTCAAGGAAAGTGCCTAGCAACCACTTATAAGATGGAATTTTCTCGTCCTCCAGCAACCCGAAACCAAAAATTACTGTTTGTCAGTGGTGATTAGTGCCGGAAAATATTACTAAAGGACGGTTGTATAGATTCTTCCTATATGTCAAATCGAATGCCAACACATCACCAAAGCACTCATAGTCATACTGCATCGCTCCTCTGACCAAAACAGATGACCAAGGTGGTTTTCGGGACAATATGTGTACATCACAACAGCTAATGGATCCATCTCTGTTTTTCCCTTCAGATAACTTATTGCTGCTGCCGCATCGCCCTGAACAATCCGAGAGCGACGTACATCGTCGATATAGTTGTAAACATCCTTCTTTATGAAGTGCAAGTTTCAATAACCCCCAGACAAATATGCAAAGAACCCCATGATCTGACTGGTTTGGAATCCTGCTTTGTGCATACTATGAATGTGGGCTTTATCACCTTTGTTGATATTGCGGTGGGCTGCCATCACATTAGTGAAAGCAGACAAAGTCAAATCATGATTGTGATCTTGAACAAATGTCTTCGTCCTCCACTTGCCACTCTCTTTGTCTAAAAATACAACAAACTTCGCACTACAGTTGGTCCTAGTCTCTGCCTTATGCGCCCTCTTCCTATCCGCCCTCTCATAATGCTTCTTCTCCCGCAAGTCCTGTCGATTGCAATAGAAAAATTTCCTCACAACATTGCCTTCATCATCTTTAATGGAATTCCCTTTTTGAACAGCAAATCCAGTCGCCTTTGTATACTTCACATATCTTGCAGAAGCCTCTTCAACCCCATGAAATTCGGCATCGGCCAATGCAGCCGCGGTTGAAAGCATCGAAGAAAGGACATCATCACTCATTTGATCGCCTGAACCACCTGGTGACTCCGATGAAGGCATTCTGCCACCATTGTCCTCTTCACCAAATACATCAACTCTCTCTACCGGCTCACTCTCCTTGCCCACTCGTGACGGTGACTCTAACCCATTAGacacctcttcctcttcctcttcggaCTCACTACTCCATCCATCGGTCCATTGACCCAAAAAGTCCAAGTTCCCTTCGCTGCCACTATCCATTCTAAGGCGTTATTAAGTATCTGCATTATACAATTCAAATTTAAACACATTGACAATACCAAAGATAACATAAAATTCTAACATTTGATTCACAACATTAAtgccaattttttaaaaaagtataatttttaattctcttaaGAATTCCAATTCTCTTCAAACTAAATTAGATGAAGAATAGAGTGCTAATTGGCTTTCATAATGCTTTGAAGATATTTTAAAGCCTTTAGCTAATTATACAAAAACAACAACTTTATATATAAGGGAATAATTTCATCAAAGAAAGAAACAAGTTTATTTTATTAACCTCATCAATTCTTGTGATTCTTGTTGTCCAACCCTtccaaaaaaagagagaaagaagatatATAAGAGAACTTATTTAAACTCATATATTGGAGAGAAAATAGTACCAGTGGAACTAAACCATAACTCAAAAGTAAAACGTTAATTTTATGCAgaaaagaaattggaaatcaaaataaaataagacaaGAAAAACTCAAATACATACATTAGATCATAGCTTATAGTGAAATTTGTAGAGAAGTATTAAAATattcttcaatccttccaacaAAACGAGACAAAGAAGATAAACAATTTCTTAGTTTGAATCAAGGATATCAGACAAGAAAGAATACTAGTAGAACTAAAACATAACTCAAAAGtaaaagatttaattttctacgaaaaattgaaaatcaaaataaactaaaataagcaAATCTAAAATAGATACATTAAATCATAGCTTGCATGGATGAAGAAGTACTCAAATCTCCTTTAACCcttccaaataaaaaaaataaagaagataaacATGAGTTTATTTTAACAGAGGATATCAGACAAAAAAAGAGTGCTAGTAGAACTAAAGTATAATTCAAACATAAGAGGTTTATTTTGTGCAAAAAGTTTTGGAAATTGAAACACAATAACATAAGCAAAATTCAAATATAACTTGCAATGGCATTTATGGAGAAGTACTCAACTCTCCTTTATCGCTTTCAACGAAAGAATGAGAGGAAGAAGATAAACAGGAGAGTTTATTTGAAACCAAAACATTGGAGAAGAATAAATACGAACTAAAGCATAACTCGAAAGTAAAAGATTTATTTTGCACAAAAACAATTCAGAagtgaagtaaaataaaatacagaTCACTCAAATAGATAAGTAAGATCATAACTTTTGCAGTGAGATTTATGGAGAAGTACTCAAATTTCTTTCAATTATGCCCATAAAATTTCTAACACAAACACTTTTTATAGCTAATGACTCTCTCTAAACCATCAATGTGaataagctatatatatatatatatatatatatatatatatatatatatatatatatatatatatatatatatatatatatgtatgtatgtatgtatgtatgtatgtatgtatgtatgtatgtatgtatatatataaatggttGGTCTGACACATACATCTCTCAGCAACTACAACCTAACCAACTAAACCAATAATACTTTCTAAAGATAAGAAGAAAATGGGAAAAAATTTGATTCATGAATGCTAAAACATGTACACACATTATTGTTAAACTTTTTGTACAATCACATTGCATGTTTTGGTACTCTATTGAATTCATTCATATTGGATACCAATAGAAGTAAGGTACTTTTATTGAAATTTCaataataatccaaagatgacCATTTAATATGGTTCCAGGAGCCATACTCATTTAACATACTAAGAACAGAAACAAAATACTCAACAACGACTACagacaaaaatgaaaaaaggaTGATAACATACCTGAATGTAGCGACTGCCAATGCCACTGACGATATACCCGTTGTGCCAAGCCGCTTCCGACACCTTGATGTTCAATTCCACCCACACAGCCTTCTCCAAGTCGCGCCTACTAGATACGACGCCAACAACCCACCACGCTTTTTCCCCGCTTTCACCTCCGACTAGCGCCCTTCAACGCCGCCCATGATATATCCTCGCCTCCGACACCTTGATAGAATAATCCACGCAAATCACCTTCTCCGATCAATTTCTAACAGATGCCGCGACAACGACCCACAACAAATTTTACCTCCGCAGACCACCACCGGCTACAAAGAGAGGCCAACAACCTTCAACAACGATAGACTCACTACACCATTCATTCCCTGTTTAAATTTGGAACCCTAACTATAGctttcaaatctcttttatttttttctaataaatttatatccaaaaataatatttcaattttatgattttgccCTTCATTAATGTTATcaactattattatttttactgtaattaaaaaaatttatttagtcaTAGTACAGTCAAACACAAGCTCCAACTGCACGTGTCATCAAGAATTACAGTACACATCATATGGTCACCTTAGCCACCTTAACTTCTTGGCCACCATAGAAgctcccatatatatatatatatataatactatcTAATACTATTCTTCTAATAGAGAGTTTTCAAGTTAGTGGAATTCTAACGTGTCAAGCTTCTTAGATGGGTGTAACTGTTCATGATATGTATATCCATACACCATCATCATGCTACTTACAACACGATCTCTTCCAATGATATTATGCTATATGTGATGCTCTTTCTATCATGCAGGCATTCATACACACACCATGCTAAATTCAAATGTCAAATTTACTCTCTTTTCACCCCTTCAATACTTCATTTCATCTAATCATCTTCTCTGCTTTTAAcctgttttctaatttttttcaccTTATATCAGTtctattaatctttttttattcaaattttaatgcTATATCCTCCTTT contains:
- the LOC112696188 gene encoding transcription factor LRL3 isoform X2; amino-acid sequence: MESKMSFTSGGTSCHVTGSAAEDDSNMQDAVATEEGSGSQWSFLPKPSHHNYVQYLTESSNYLPKTEDMIGSNYAALGFGNDANGTNMNFFCNDPGKAYAFKTEVHSSNEVDIGKQVGYWRPAESEVQQEPMQFESTQHHHPLYPESPASWTPEAIGDNPNVSRLDPSVMAGTPSFLPKPARQKASDRQRRQRIADNLKALHDLLPNQAEGSQAYILDDIIDHVKYLQLQLKELSGSRLQAESTAIPLVFHEGYGHYIDQQKLNEPLEEMMGKLLEENPASASQLLENNGLVLLPMELVQDLHQSMQIFGNSNALV
- the LOC112696188 gene encoding uncharacterized protein isoform X3 translates to MESKMSFTSGGTSCHVTGSAAEDDSNMQDAVATEEGSGSQWSFLPKPSHHNYVQYLTESSNYLPKTEDMIGSNYAALGFGNDANGTNMNFFCNDPGKAYAFKTEVHSSNEVDIGKQVGYWRPAESEVQQEPMQFESTQHHHPLYPESPASWTPEAIGDNPNVSRLDPSVMAGTPSFLPKPARQKASDRQRRQRIADNLKALHDLLPNQAEELSGSRLQAESTAIPLVFHEQGYGHYIDQQKLNEPLEEMMGKLLEENPASASQLLENNGLVLLPMELVQDLHQSMQIFGNSNALV
- the LOC112696188 gene encoding uncharacterized protein isoform X4, which gives rise to MESKMSFTSGGTSCHVTGSAAEDDSNMQDAVATEEGSGSQWSFLPKPSHHNYVQYLTESSNYLPKTEDMIGSNYAALGFGNDANGTNMNFFCNDPGKAYAFKTEVHSSNEVDIGKQVGYWRPAESEVQQEPMQFESTQHHHPLYPESPASWTPEAIGDNPNVSRLDPSVMAGTPSFLPKPARQKASDRQRRQRIADNLKALHDLLPNQAEELSGSRLQAESTAIPLVFHEGYGHYIDQQKLNEPLEEMMGKLLEENPASASQLLENNGLVLLPMELVQDLHQSMQIFGNSNALV
- the LOC112696188 gene encoding transcription factor LRL3 isoform X1; its protein translation is MESKMSFTSGGTSCHVTGSAAEDDSNMQDAVATEEGSGSQWSFLPKPSHHNYVQYLTESSNYLPKTEDMIGSNYAALGFGNDANGTNMNFFCNDPGKAYAFKTEVHSSNEVDIGKQVGYWRPAESEVQQEPMQFESTQHHHPLYPESPASWTPEAIGDNPNVSRLDPSVMAGTPSFLPKPARQKASDRQRRQRIADNLKALHDLLPNQAEGSQAYILDDIIDHVKYLQLQLKELSGSRLQAESTAIPLVFHEQGYGHYIDQQKLNEPLEEMMGKLLEENPASASQLLENNGLVLLPMELVQDLHQSMQIFGNSNALV
- the LOC112805345 gene encoding protein FAR1-RELATED SEQUENCE 5-like, with translation MHQKEPKVVVTDGDESMKEAIRTEFPNATHRLCTWHLARNAISNIKDNDFCAAFKTAVYGHFEVEEFDQYWADMVAAFRLEENEWIWATYEKRVHWANAYLCDKFCAGLRTTSRCEGINASLKWFIKSSNCLLELVENLERVVKDYRNNEFIADYKSLYLEPVITTGLESIERAMSQIYTREIFFEVKKQIKGVAALIVLHRESSGSTEKFMFRKFRKPRRVYSVLYESNSERYECSCKLWNSIGIPCSHIICVLKKLEKDALPMRLVLKRWSKDAKSGSFDDSDGGLDSNRAFRGWYGSLWTSCLPMCLLAAQRPATYEHAAAKIAQLLKEIEVEVSKGNSSTSVHDTVDGEDILDPKIIKSKGAPRSTDNGKTARRCRRCRGFGHDRRNCTANKEDMLDEVSAKFEVVNGSVTI